Proteins from a single region of Ensifer adhaerens:
- a CDS encoding alpha/beta hydrolase family protein, giving the protein MTGISKERMQKALEQEKTISADDHAKVKALAGMVKMPRSFIFKNPDTYGMEGWHDLSIPSDDGTPLEAWYIPAKGGESNKLVIFNHALPMCRAGYPGHMGAPWGNFIEPVEIDFVIQYKHLTDAGYNVLTYDFRNHGQSGAANGGVCGVGQWEWRDCVGVKKFVDAHPRLGKMDVALFSQCLGGVSQYAAITKHPELFENVKCLLSPLVPNMTSVFTKLSGYQGIAQYQELIDLEILKLGGFAAADMSGRLWAPNVKLPVFMWQVLDDAVINNPSDAESTFDALASNDKELYWIEGTTKRFEDGYNWFGRHPEKVLSYLARYMN; this is encoded by the coding sequence ATGACCGGAATTTCAAAGGAAAGAATGCAGAAGGCCCTGGAGCAGGAAAAGACCATCTCCGCGGACGATCACGCCAAGGTCAAGGCGCTCGCCGGCATGGTCAAGATGCCGCGCAGCTTCATCTTCAAGAACCCCGACACATACGGCATGGAAGGCTGGCACGACCTGTCGATCCCGTCGGACGACGGCACGCCGCTTGAAGCCTGGTACATTCCGGCCAAGGGCGGCGAGAGCAACAAGCTTGTCATCTTCAACCACGCCCTTCCCATGTGCCGCGCCGGCTATCCCGGCCACATGGGCGCGCCGTGGGGCAACTTCATCGAGCCGGTCGAGATCGACTTCGTCATCCAGTACAAGCATCTGACCGACGCCGGCTACAACGTGCTGACCTACGACTTCCGCAATCACGGGCAGAGCGGGGCTGCCAATGGCGGCGTCTGCGGCGTCGGCCAGTGGGAATGGCGTGACTGCGTCGGCGTGAAGAAATTCGTCGACGCCCATCCGCGCCTGGGCAAAATGGACGTTGCCCTGTTCAGCCAGTGCCTGGGCGGCGTTTCGCAATATGCGGCGATCACCAAGCACCCCGAGCTGTTCGAGAACGTCAAGTGCCTGCTGAGCCCGCTCGTCCCGAACATGACGTCGGTCTTCACCAAACTCTCGGGCTATCAGGGCATTGCTCAGTACCAGGAACTGATCGACCTGGAGATTCTGAAGCTCGGCGGATTTGCTGCCGCTGACATGTCGGGCAGATTGTGGGCTCCGAACGTCAAGCTGCCGGTCTTCATGTGGCAGGTGCTCGACGATGCCGTCATCAACAATCCGAGTGACGCCGAGAGCACCTTCGACGCGCTGGCGAGCAATGACAAGGAACTCTACTGGATCGAGGGTACGACCAAGCGCTTCGAGGACGGCTACAACTGGTTTGGCCGCCACCCCGAGAAGGTGCTGTCCTATCTGGCCAGGTACATGAACTGA
- a CDS encoding LysR family transcriptional regulator, translating into MAWFVHVARRRSFTKAALEMEVTRATVSQHLKSLERHLNVRLLNRTTRDMSLTEEGQRLFDVLQPALAAIEGAVTDLGEAGTEPSGTIRLSVSRVAARSLIEPHMAAFLARYPKLRLELVTDDGFSNIVAEGLDAGIRLGESLDEHMIAVPITPPLEMAIVGAPQYFERHGVPETPLELKHHNCLSYRFTSSGTIDRWTFLTPGEEARTVVFEPQGNAVFNDDGSMLQAALEGLGLVQHLDLCVRQHLQDGTLMRVLLPWAHPRPAFYLYVPSRAQMPAKTRALVDFLVEQRKTLARQTAP; encoded by the coding sequence ATGGCGTGGTTCGTGCACGTCGCCCGCCGCCGCAGCTTCACCAAGGCCGCCTTGGAAATGGAGGTGACGCGTGCAACCGTGTCGCAGCACCTGAAATCCCTTGAGCGGCACCTGAACGTGCGGCTCTTGAACCGCACGACGCGCGACATGTCGTTGACCGAGGAAGGCCAGCGTCTGTTCGACGTGCTGCAGCCCGCACTCGCCGCGATCGAGGGCGCGGTCACGGACCTCGGAGAGGCCGGCACGGAACCGTCGGGCACAATCCGCCTGTCCGTCTCACGCGTCGCGGCGCGCTCGTTGATCGAGCCGCATATGGCAGCGTTCCTGGCGCGCTACCCGAAGCTGCGGCTGGAGCTGGTGACTGACGACGGCTTCTCCAACATCGTGGCTGAAGGGCTCGACGCCGGCATCCGCTTGGGTGAGAGCCTGGACGAGCACATGATTGCGGTGCCCATCACGCCACCGCTGGAGATGGCGATCGTCGGTGCGCCGCAGTATTTCGAACGCCATGGCGTCCCCGAGACTCCTCTGGAGCTGAAACACCACAACTGCCTGTCCTATCGCTTCACCTCAAGCGGCACCATCGACCGCTGGACGTTCCTTACGCCCGGCGAGGAAGCACGCACCGTGGTCTTTGAGCCCCAGGGTAATGCCGTCTTCAACGACGACGGCAGCATGTTGCAGGCGGCACTCGAGGGCCTCGGTCTGGTGCAGCACCTTGACCTCTGCGTTCGTCAGCATTTGCAGGACGGCACGCTGATGCGTGTCCTTCTCCCGTGGGCTCATCCCCGTCCCGCTTTCTATCTCTACGTGCCGTCGCGTGCCCAGATGCCCGCCAAGACCCGTGCGCTCGTCGACTTTCTTGTCGAACAGCGCAAAACGCTCGCACGGCAAACCGCGCCATAG
- a CDS encoding helix-turn-helix domain-containing protein, whose translation MTAGNGAEQNVVASGHARADGSFGQAVADGETAPAATLEDLAGMVAVQVRTQTRRIAELELALADAEARLLSQARVICGAADAAGGDLFSRRPVREIIEDVLGAYPGISWEEIIGVGRERRLVEPRHRCMAAVYEERKDLSLPALGRIFHRDHTSVLHAVNRRGASR comes from the coding sequence ATGACGGCAGGCAATGGGGCGGAGCAGAACGTGGTGGCGTCAGGTCACGCCCGGGCCGATGGTTCTTTCGGGCAGGCCGTGGCTGACGGCGAGACGGCGCCCGCCGCGACGCTGGAGGATCTGGCGGGCATGGTTGCGGTTCAGGTGCGCACGCAGACGCGGCGGATCGCGGAGCTGGAACTGGCGCTCGCCGATGCGGAGGCGCGGCTTTTATCGCAGGCGCGGGTGATCTGCGGCGCGGCGGATGCAGCGGGCGGCGATCTTTTCAGCCGACGGCCGGTGCGCGAGATCATCGAGGACGTGCTCGGTGCCTATCCCGGCATCAGCTGGGAGGAGATCATCGGCGTTGGCCGCGAGCGCCGCCTGGTCGAACCGCGCCACCGCTGCATGGCCGCCGTCTACGAGGAGCGCAAGGATCTGTCGCTGCCGGCGCTCGGCCGCATCTTCCACCGCGACCACACGTCGGTGCTGCATGCGGTGAACAGGCGCGGTGCCAGCAGGTGA
- a CDS encoding S24 family peptidase produces the protein MDELRRLIREAVDAKRTTYKDLSIAIAKNHAYIQQFVERETPRELRERDARTIVDLIQGAPAAGEAPLRRAPGFAPQIVPGEQLVGHRDLPIFAAAQGGDGHVIVTFDAVEYVKRPSVLEGVKGAYGIYLTGSSMIPAYEPGDMALVHPHLPPARDKDVVLYHVPPANDAEAIIKRLVSFNDREWTLRQYNPFLEFTESRVEWSFCHRVVGKYSAR, from the coding sequence ATGGACGAGTTGCGCCGCCTTATCCGGGAAGCAGTCGACGCGAAAAGGACGACCTACAAGGATCTGTCGATCGCGATCGCGAAGAACCATGCCTATATCCAGCAGTTCGTCGAGCGCGAGACGCCGCGCGAACTGCGTGAGCGCGACGCCCGCACGATCGTCGACCTGATCCAGGGCGCACCCGCCGCCGGCGAAGCGCCGCTCAGGCGCGCGCCCGGCTTTGCGCCGCAGATCGTGCCGGGCGAACAGCTCGTCGGCCATCGCGACCTGCCGATCTTCGCCGCAGCGCAAGGCGGCGACGGCCACGTCATCGTCACCTTCGATGCGGTCGAATATGTCAAGCGCCCGTCGGTGCTCGAGGGCGTCAAGGGCGCCTACGGCATCTATCTCACCGGCAGTTCGATGATCCCGGCCTATGAGCCCGGCGACATGGCGCTCGTCCATCCGCATCTGCCGCCGGCGCGTGACAAGGACGTGGTGCTCTATCACGTGCCGCCCGCCAACGATGCCGAAGCGATCATCAAGCGGCTGGTCTCCTTCAACGACCGCGAATGGACGCTGCGGCAGTACAACCCTTTCCTCGAATTCACCGAGAGCCGGGTCGAGTGGTCCTTCTGCCACCGGGTCGTCGGCAAATACAGCGCCCGCTAA
- a CDS encoding adenylate/guanylate cyclase domain-containing protein, with the protein MVERSVQRRLAAILAADVVGYSRLMGVDEDGTLTAVQNLRAEVIETRIAEHQGRLFKSMGDGFLAEFPSVVKAVACAVALQKDMAARSAELSGDRAIQLRIGVNLGDVIAEDGDVFGEGVNVAVRIEGLAPAGGITVTGMVHDNIGSRLDLSFEDMGEQQLKNIAQPVRVYSLGAPSGTSVRATAVERIKPSIAVLPFTNMSGDPGQEYISDGITEDLITELARFRGLSVVARHASFHFANKGKSPIEVARELGVAYVVEGSLRKLGDRIRITAQLVDATTGTHVWADRYDRDAQDIFAVQDLVVAAIVTMLEGRMAAAEAAKARAKPTTSWSAYDCLLQGRNLCDHQRDAEAVPLLERAIAIDPHFALAHAWLAIALTISNIIVLHDDQMAKAESASKQALELDANDATSHWARALYYLWTGDHDHSRVHFDRALTLNPADIQIKGDYANWQRASGRPANALATIDAAIGLGPFVPDWFAAVRGLTLFDLARYAEAVEALESAPVQRSCGLLYLAAARAQLGDLTGASEVIAKVKLMKPDLSLRNVIQVLHYALPEAQQHLIDALRKAGLPEQYVRPLRAV; encoded by the coding sequence GTGGTTGAGAGGTCCGTTCAGCGCCGTCTGGCTGCCATCCTTGCCGCCGATGTAGTCGGTTACAGTCGCCTCATGGGCGTGGACGAGGACGGCACCTTGACGGCCGTGCAGAACCTCCGCGCCGAAGTGATCGAAACCAGGATCGCCGAGCATCAGGGTCGGCTGTTCAAGTCGATGGGGGATGGCTTCCTTGCGGAGTTCCCCAGCGTGGTGAAGGCGGTGGCCTGCGCAGTTGCGTTACAGAAGGATATGGCAGCACGGAGCGCAGAGCTGTCAGGGGACCGAGCCATCCAGCTGCGCATTGGCGTCAACCTGGGGGATGTGATTGCTGAGGATGGCGATGTTTTCGGGGAAGGCGTGAACGTCGCTGTGCGGATCGAGGGACTTGCCCCGGCGGGCGGCATTACGGTCACCGGCATGGTTCATGACAACATAGGAAGTCGCCTTGATCTCTCGTTTGAAGACATGGGTGAGCAGCAACTCAAGAACATCGCCCAGCCGGTCCGGGTCTATAGCCTGGGCGCTCCCTCAGGAACATCGGTGCGAGCAACAGCGGTCGAACGAATCAAACCGTCCATAGCAGTACTGCCATTTACCAACATGAGTGGTGATCCCGGGCAGGAGTACATTTCCGATGGGATCACCGAGGATCTCATTACAGAACTCGCCCGCTTTCGCGGCCTGTCCGTCGTCGCTCGCCACGCATCGTTTCATTTTGCCAACAAGGGAAAAAGTCCTATCGAAGTAGCGCGCGAACTGGGCGTTGCCTATGTCGTTGAGGGTAGTCTGCGCAAACTGGGCGACCGAATTCGCATCACAGCCCAGTTGGTCGATGCCACGACCGGCACGCACGTCTGGGCCGACCGCTACGATCGCGATGCGCAGGATATCTTCGCTGTCCAGGACCTTGTCGTTGCCGCAATCGTAACAATGCTGGAGGGCCGTATGGCCGCTGCAGAAGCAGCAAAGGCCCGCGCAAAACCAACGACCAGCTGGTCTGCATATGACTGCCTGTTACAAGGCCGCAATCTATGTGACCATCAGCGTGATGCCGAAGCCGTACCACTGCTTGAGCGGGCAATTGCCATCGATCCGCATTTTGCACTTGCGCATGCCTGGCTGGCGATAGCTCTTACCATCAGCAATATCATTGTGCTCCATGACGATCAGATGGCCAAGGCTGAGAGCGCTTCGAAACAAGCGCTGGAGCTAGATGCCAACGACGCCACGTCTCACTGGGCAAGAGCGCTCTACTACCTTTGGACAGGCGACCATGACCATTCACGCGTCCATTTTGACAGGGCGCTGACACTCAATCCGGCCGATATACAGATCAAGGGCGACTACGCGAACTGGCAGCGTGCCAGTGGCAGGCCGGCCAATGCGTTGGCCACAATCGATGCCGCCATAGGCTTGGGTCCCTTCGTGCCCGATTGGTTTGCAGCGGTTCGCGGCCTGACGCTCTTTGACCTTGCTCGGTATGCTGAGGCAGTCGAAGCGCTCGAGAGTGCCCCTGTACAACGCTCCTGCGGCCTCTTGTACCTGGCCGCCGCGCGCGCGCAACTGGGCGACTTGACGGGTGCAAGTGAGGTGATCGCCAAGGTGAAGCTGATGAAACCGGATTTATCGCTTCGGAATGTGATCCAGGTACTGCACTACGCACTCCCTGAAGCTCAGCAACACTTGATTGATGCCCTGCGGAAGGCGGGGCTGCCGGAGCAGTATGTGCGCCCCTTGCGAGCAGTTTGA
- a CDS encoding entericidin, with the protein MLMVLCLALLALSACGNTARGFRQDSVETGHALDNATHRVLKSTSK; encoded by the coding sequence ATGCTCATGGTGCTCTGCCTGGCGCTTCTTGCCCTTTCGGCCTGTGGCAACACGGCGCGCGGCTTTCGACAGGATAGTGTCGAGACCGGCCACGCACTCGACAACGCGACGCACCGAGTGCTGAAGTCGACATCGAAGTAG